The following proteins are encoded in a genomic region of Sesamum indicum cultivar Zhongzhi No. 13 linkage group LG8, S_indicum_v1.0, whole genome shotgun sequence:
- the LOC105168466 gene encoding GEM-like protein 5, with protein MASPNENHKPAAKDSDAPGGPEEETKKWGTHIMGSPAAPTVHPDNQQAALWQAEGPAQFYHNQQPYLVYSPVEKPPDNPFEYVVNTFNSWSHRAEEMARNIWHNLKTGPSVSGAAWGKVNLTAKAITEGGFESLFRQIFPTEPNEKLKKTFACYLSTTTGPVAGTLYLSTARVAFCSDRPLSFRAPSGQEAWSYYKVTIPLGNIGNVNPVIMRENPPEKYIHIVTIDGHEFWFMGFVNFEKASHHLLDSVSDFRATGNVAQPVVS; from the exons ATGGCAAGCCCCAATGAAAATCACAAACCAGCAGCTAAAGATTCAGATGCCCCTGGAGGTCCGGAAGAAGAAACGAAGAAATGGGGCACTCATATAATGGGCTCGCCGGCAGCACCGACGGTTCACCCTGACAATCAGCAGGCGGCGCTTTGGCAGGCTGAAGGCCCGGCCCAATTTTACCATAACCAGCAGCCTTACCTGGTGTATTCTCCTGTGGAGAAGCCCCCAGACAACCCATTTGAATATGTGGTTAACACGTTCAATTCATGGAGTCATCGGGCCGAAGAAATGGCCCGAAATATCTGGCACAATT TAAAAACTGGACCATCTGTGTCTGGAGCGGCATGGGGAAAGGTTAATTTGACAGCAAAGGCAATAACAGAAGGAGGATTTGAGTCCCTTTTTAGGCAGATTTTCCCAACTGAACCAAATGAGAAGCTGAAGAAGACTTTTGCCTGTTACCTTTCCACAACAACTGGTCCTGTTGCTGGAACCCTCTATCTCTCGACTGCGCGCGTGGCTTTCTGCAGCGATCGCCCCCTATCTTTCAGAGCTCCGTCTGGCCAGGAGGCATGGAGTTACTACAAG GTGACCATACCTTTGGGGAACATAGGGAATGTGAATCCTGTGATCATGAGAGAAAATCCACCTGAGAAGTATATCCATATTGTGACCATAGACGGTCACGAATTCTGGTTCATGGGCtttgtgaattttgagaaagcTTCGCATCATCTCTTGGATAGCGTTTCGGATTTCAGAGCGACTGGGAATGTGGCACAGCCCGTCGTTAGCTAA